The DNA window atgctcaagcagtcgggaaatctcatcaggaatacattcatcactctcttcttccgcctcatacacaagacactcgaagttaggagagggtgcagggtcattactttcaacgattttattgattaatctgcacaagtgattattatttcaggaaaaggaaagatatatgcaaacatgtaattaTGCAGattatgaaaacattttttaaggttttttgtgttaccactttccagaaaaagcaaaaagataaaaagcatgtatatgcagaaacaaaatgacttttattgatgattttaatgtttaaaacaaacaggaaaaagccccaacaacttcactttcatcttgggcaaaatgaaaggattttgaaaaacataaaagcaaattactttgaaacatgagtacacccaggaatgtcaatggtgatccaattcttaatcatctttccatgggtcacaaagtttggcacttccggctctggttcatcttcaatGACAGCGTTCACTTttggaagagtcggatgtagaaacccagcactatggaacatctcctgataaggacgaaaagcagattcaggcttcatcacagacttgcctgaggcagaaaatcccagaccagctctattcttgttctcttgcagactcaccacttgtccccatactcctgaatgtccattctgaaccaccagctgagcatctttgaaggaggcaatggaagcttcatcctttttgaattcatcattaacagacagggcttggaatgcagttccaatgactacttcatcaatctctatggtacggaacgaagagagatgactaatcagtaaagcttgttctccattcacaacgaccatctttccatctgtCACAAATTTTAACTTCTGGTGCAGAGTCGAAGTAACGACcccagcttcatggatccatgggcgtcccaataagcaactgtatgcaggaaagatatccatcacttgaaaagtaatcttgaagacaaacggtccaatactaataggcaaatcaacctctccagccactgatttcttcgatccatcaaaagccttgacaatcacattgctaaatctcattggtgtgccaccataagacagcttagcaagagtagattttggcatgacattcagcgatgagccagtatcgattagcacattagacattgagtcctccttgcaactgacagagatgtgcaaagccaaattatgatttcttccttcctcaggcaaatcttcatcactgaagctcaaattgttacatgcagtgatattactcacaaccccattaaactgatccagcgtcacatcatgatccacaaaggcttgatcaagtatcttcatcaaagaatccctatgagcaggagaactcgtcagcagttccattatagagatcttatacGGAGTACGATgtagctgatccacaatcttataatcactcatcttgataagcttcaaaatctcatccatttcctttccCGAAGACGACCCTTCATtaacttttgtcgcatcattcacaggcacttgagtaggattcctttggacatccacaactgtttggggttgagtaaaaactcgtccgcttctagtcactctactaacatcttctatattctcaacagaagacagaggcttaatctcgacttcttttccagcttccagcatggtggcattgtatttgtaaggtacagctttgtcagaactataaggtacagatccaggcaaacatatcacaagaggttctacagcagctttgccataataaccaatctctacacattccgggatttcaaagaatggttcaatcacattgacatcatcttcatctccatccctcagaatctcaatgagccttttatctatcatctcttgtaaatctcttagcacaatataacatcctcgaggattgaccgaacaaatcctacaagcaacatgattatgctcataatgactatactcacacagagtggcatgcatctctaccaatgatcctctgatgtgttccacacgataaatcttatacttcccaagacacccatacaccatattcacagcagacgcctcatgagttggcaatggatttttctgcacatttgggccaatatcacgaaAGAAAAGCATACCCGAACGAActaatctctgaacttcattctttagaggccaacaattttccaaatcatgctCAGGAGCATTATGATGAAAAGCACAGGTGGCATcaactttgtaccaccaagggagtttctctggaacaggaggcggtggccttggttgaaccaacttcttatgaattagtgcaggatacagttcagtatatgtcatggggataggatcaacattaactcgaggatacggattccgccttgctggttgttgattaataggagctacaggcactgaattcacaacaggagttactgacgccacttgttgagattgatttctgaatcgactattcctcctatgagaaacagcattagcatctgattccttcttcttctggaatgacgaaccatacttcttcacaccaccagacgaattgtcattccgaaccagacgaccttctcgcacagcttcttccaacctaacacccatacccaccatttcggtgaagtctacaggagcactcgcaatcatcttctcatagtaaaacgggccaagagttttcaggaaggattccttctctttctgcatcatagctcgcagttGATCTTGATCAGGAggcatgtccacattatacttgtattgcttcacaaacgcctcagctaagtcattaaaggtgcgaatatgggtgctatcaaggcccatataccacttagaagcaactccagtcaaactgtcttggaaatagtgaatcaacagacgttgatcatcagtgtgagtggatatcttccttacatacatcaccagatgtgcctgaggacaggaatttcctttatacttctcaaattcaggcagcttgaacttaacagatactttcacattgggaacaaggcaaagatcatgcacattctttccaagcagttctttcccacgcagggctttcatctctttctgcaattcttcaaactgatcttggaaaccatccattctgttgtgaatttcacttggagcagcttcataaatgggctctgggacaaaaggaccagtatgaacaataggagatgtgttgaccataacaggagttaACGGAcaagtcatctcaggaacagacagataaccttcaggcataccccagggatatccattaggcatacgttgctgagtagcaccaacaggaacagcaggaattgttgtagcagcaatttcagaaatcacaatagcttgaccctgagcttgggtattgggaggaggaacctgattctgattctgattctgattctgagtagccatcaatgtctcaaccagagcagtgagacgatccacaccagatctcaaagtaacaacctcttcacgtagctcacgattctcttgttcaagaccttccatcttcttcttgaagttagctcgagtgttataccggtgagacaactTGATTTTGTATGAAGAACattgaataagacctcgggaatactctcggaagcaagaccaaaatgcaaaatgatgcatgaaatgcaatgcaaatgatttttattggttttcaaggaactttaagacattaattgtaaacattagcaaaaacagcataaaacataacaacattctttcattagtaatggaaaagcttacaaaaggattcaacgatccaaaattacaaaacaatggaaaagctaaaaactagaagggaacacttctgacgaagatccaactcctctctgcagcttcctacggagcttctccaactcatcttcataaaaggccttcaaatgagcattctcgaccatcagcttattagcaacttctttccatgcaactgaatcttcatgactaccagaggaaaataaattttcttgttgtctctttctcttttcaccatgttgttgaagtagctcttcttgatgacggatctgatcatccttttccatcaaccaaccatcttggatatcaagcatttcatccttttctttcaaatgtatcttcaactcttcatTCTCCATttccgaagcatgaaacttcttctcccaagcatctctttccattctcatcttagccacgagctctagatgctcctcactactttcaacaggagtagtgaaagaTAATGGTGGcgtaatgagtagagaaggctcatcgagtaaataaggcatctgaaaggtgtgagctctagcttgaacccaatcaatatagtctttgagagcaacgcattgtttctttcccaaatgtctcttcctatcaatatggtgccaagcacacacaaaccgatttctcatatccgaatttccatcctgattaagatagaagattcctgacacaagaatactaacGAGTCGCcccttcatggggtaacaaaattgacgccttgcaagaatgggattgtaggtaattcctccttggaTACCAAGAAGAGGTCCATtagcgaattctccacaactatcaataatctcaccaatgtcataagcaggattataccaatggatattcccattagtaagatgcatgatcttctgagaccatgagagaccatccggattactcaagaaattcttagtctgaggtaagtgcgaaataaaccacttatagagcaaaggagtgcaacagttgataagtccacctttcttatcagtcctatAGTGAACGGAATGATAGGTATCCCCAAGAAAGGTAGGCacgggattcccaatcatgaagatccgaatagcattaacatcgacgaagttgtcaatgttgggaaagagtatcaaaccatagatgagcaaggccaaaaatgtctcaaaagcaatcatacttcctttactagccagcatagaagcctttccaatcaagaacttagaagtcaacccccaaattcctccttttttggtcatatttgctttcacatctgatattttcaactgaagaaactctgctatctcatcaacctgaggctctttctccagaccactaaacggtatatcattcataactggcaaaccaatccaataagagtactcctccaaagtgggcataagctgataatccggaaaggtaaaacaatgataaaccgggtcataaaactgcacaagagtctcaagaatccccttttccactttggtcttcaagatagagatcaatttcctataacggtttttgaagttgtcaagattaggaaccaaagttgctagctctttcaattcatttgcacttgaattcctgaaagtgtacttcttgatgcttctcttttgatccatggtacctgtgatgtttacaaacaaAGTCTCTAAgctccttgaaaaccatttgtaaaggacatcttttatgaatgcatgaatgcatggtttatgcatcaatcacaatcaagagcgcacaagatcacatcaaatcacacaaaatcacacagtccaggttcaaaggttcgacgtcacgagcatggagccatgggtctgcccatcccacaaggtgtgttctagggaattttgtacctgccaatcgggttctacaaaggttcccagagctttcaatcttctatcggatattaccggcacgcacaattgctcatgggcgccaataatatgcctaaaaagacctcgtctgagcgtagtatcgcatgacaacaagctcaaattggtacttgatcttgtttctgcactacatcctaaaaaggcttagattggttaaaagggttctaggccattcagcttctacggacactcactattgaaagtaatagcgttatcacgatggttcgtaacaacctctactaccttccatgaggcctccactgattggggttccaccatatgacgtttatggtaaggattgctcctgacatgcgactattggtcttaccacctcctatcataaattactcaccaaagtccgggttagaactttatctcatcatagAGGAAcaatcgagcaccaaaaagaaaaaaaagaaaataaacaaacaaagcacacaacaatatatacagataaaacacacagataaacaaaaataggcttaacacacttaaaactggttccctagtgaagtcgccatttttctgtagcggggaaaatctgagatcgaagccatggaattgactcgactcaatatttcatttgaaatcgccaccgcgctttattgtttccaaaagaaaatggaaaagaacgtaaaacccaaagtttgtttttaaaacaaaaagagaactcatgttcgggtgttgattatacaaggggaaggttttaagcacccctcatatatgtggtactccacaggaacctttttgaaaatctgtgtcgtgtgtgctaaaaaagagtttgttttatttttaaaataagctcggcaagatgttaagccttgtgcctacatacctcctcggtgcaatggagaagtcagagctaatgtagttccgcttaaaagggaaaaacggtttaaaaacgaataaacactttatcatcgtcggagagaaatactcagccattgatcttgagcatgagaacaaacgattTTGaaaataagaaggtttttgaaatagggagaagattttgaaaatttaagaaggggaggagatgaagaggctaacctagtgcataaaataaaagctaaagaaaagaacggtctaattgaaataagaagccaacacttgacattatgggtcaaggtagatttcccatcctttggacttatcaacaccaaaccaacacatacttggggatccagatgaacttattatcttagcaccactttgcattaagcacattaaaattctgacgaaaatcaggcagagtaacggctgttttcgggtaaaatccttatctcaatgccttggaattaaccatcaagggctttaaaggaaatacctgcatacacaaacagacaacaatccaatgccagacagacagaacaatcacagagtaataacagaataagggtccagaggcactaagtctaTAAGTCcacatctccaaaatgctagggatagtaaccaatagtccaaaagagagccttaaacgttttttagatttttcttgtttattagtgttttagcataaaagtaaagtacggcccaagtggacaaaagaaaatagcggaaacataaacatagtgtccaaatgaacaaagaaaaatagcggaatgtaaatatgatgaaatgataaagcataaagcaaaatataaagagcaatataataaattacggaaattaaagttagtggttagatgttaaagataaccatcttgaaacttgtcaagtatgttatcaaagttagtaaggaagatcgatggtgagtgaaggatgttctcagatttaaattcaatggacatttatcagaagcttgataaaatcatagcgactacacgataaacctccataagtcttaaatcaaccgcatacaattctcttccatatttgatattttttatttattcggGACACAGAATATtgtgctatgttaagcagatcgccaagtgatttatgtagaaatcaccctacaacgaggccagtcaaaactttatgtgctaatgcatgcgagagaagcgatatgtagatcactctccgaaagcaataccgcacgaaaagaaaaatggtgagtgatctagtttttaccaagaatccataagaattctcaaggtgttaagactttcatcgatcaaaataaaaagaaacaaaagatggaaccaccttaaaagctcctttcatccataatttcaatcacttaattttgcggatttggattctcatcctatcaacgccctatgtccattgaaattagagagaaattaggcctctaatttgtgattcagagaaaatatcaaaagaatggagtagaagaagagttagaaccaaaaacaagtcaaaaatagcaaaaacaagcattctgcctcactggaaatcgatttagctctgtaggaaatcgatttcctgcctgcagaattcagatctggcacaaaaaacagagtggaaatcaatttccctctgtaggaaatcaatttcctgcgcacagttttcaaaaagacagcattatgaactttgaaacttgatttagacaaacatacaaacaccttatgatcacatatccattggagcacgaattttccaccaaatcaccatcaaataggaccaatatagcatcaaagatgcattgaacacaagcaacaaagatctacatcttagaatttaggaatttaccaattcttgaaacaAATTGTTGGAGtaacttcaagaacaagcacaaagtgtgtagatccttcaaaattggagatgaacaaacaaagcaaagagagaaatgtaggaggtttagttcaaaactagtaagattcaatgtgaatctcactaattctatgagaatgaactttgggtgagggttttggaaagggtgagaaatgaatttgcaagcaaatttttggctctccaagcttgagaaatgagagagtagagacctctatttataggatgagagcaagagtagtgacaatttggtcatttgctcttagttaattaacttgtgtttaattggtacttaaatggtatttaaatggtaaaaatggtaaaatgaggtttaagtgggtttaatgaagggattaattttggtgaggtggaaaaatgACAaagtgatcaaataaaaaggtgccaaaatgatgtcaagcttccctccttatatattttttgaattttgcgcacaggaaatcaatttcccataggggtaaatcgatttccaccttcaaatttccaaaaaaaagttttcttgcactgttttgatttttgcccgatcttttacctgtaaaatataaacaaaagagaaaaaacacatattttttgattttggttagtatgaacaaataaaaagctaaaagcgcttgataattcccctcagagacaatcacaatatcaaagataaagcctcacaatggtgttcttgattaatgattaatatgctattgatgtatgattttagggtcaaaaattggggtttgACAGCTgtttattacaggaagttcactGAATGCTTTTCTAAATTAGCATTGCCATTAACTCAGCTAACCATGAAGACCTTCGTTTGGGATTTGAAATGTGAAAAGAGTTTCCAAGAACTTAAGAACAGGTTGACGTCGGCTCCGATGTTGATTCTGCCGAGTCCAACCGAACCTTTTGTTTTATAGTATGATGCTTCTAAGATTGGGTTGGAAGAAGTATTGATGCAAAATTGACAAAATGAAGCTTATGCATATAGACAACTAAGatttcatgagaagaattatcctacacatgacttagagttggccgTCGCTGTGTTTACACTaaaaatttggagacattatctatCTCCTTCCAGGTTTGAAGTGTTCAGTggtcataagagtttgaaatacatGTTCAATCAGAATGAGTTAAATATGAGACAAAAAGGTGGCTCGAGTTACTAAAGGATTattattttggtttgaattaccatcctggtaaagccaATGTCGTAGTTGATGCCTTGAGTCGGAAGACATTTCATATGTTAATGGCGAAAGAGATGgacttaatttaataatttaaatatttgagtttggtttgtagAGTTACACTGCATAGTGTGAAATTGGGTATGTTAaagcttactagtggtattttggaagaaatTAGAGAGagtcaaaagattgatttgaaattggttgatcGACTGACCTTAAGTAATCAAGGTCAAGGTGGTGATTTCAAAATTGATGATAGTGGTGTTGTAAGATTCTGTGACAAAATTTGTATTTCGGACGTGTCCACACTCAAGaggagtattcttgaagaaggacaccaAAGTGGTCTAAGTATTCATCTcgatgctactaaaatgtatcaagatttgaagaaaatattttggtGGCCTCAGATGAAAAAGGAAGTTGCTAAATTCGTGTATGCTTGTTTgaatttccaaaagtcaaagattgaacatcagaattCGTTGGGTTTAATGGAGTCGTTGCCTATTCCTGATtagaaatgggatagtattttgatggattttgtgtcggggcTTCCAAGGATAGTGAAGAGTCATGATACTCtatgggttattgtggataggttgactaagtcaACTCATTTTATTCTGATTTGACTTGACTATCCGCTGAAGGAATTAGCGAAGTTCTATATTGAGAGGATTGTTAGTTTGCATGGGATGCCATCCAACATTGTATTTGACAGATATTCGAGATTTACATCAAGGTTTTGGGAGAGTTTGCAAACTGCTTTGGGGACTAAGTTGTAGTTGATTTATGATTATCATGCGCAGACGGATGGTAAAATAGAGAAGACTATCCAGTCTTTGGAGTACTTACTGAGAGCTTGTGTGTTAGAACCAAGAGGTGCTTAGGATAGCTACTTATAATAACCGTTTCTATTCGAGTATTAGAATGACACCGTTTGGAGCATTGTATGGTAAAAGGTGTAGGACGCTAGGTTTTTAAGGATCGACCCTCAATCAATTGATCATCCATGGAAGCTAAATTACTGAAACTTCAAGAGAGATATTCTTGTCATCAAGTGTCATAACTTAAGCATCTCTCCACTTCATTTGATTAAGTTCATCTCAAGATTATGTCGCTTGGTTCATCAAGAAGCTTCATAGGTTCACGTGTTTATTTTCATgccttcttcaacaagtttcatgAATCCATGAGTCTCACAATCAAGTGTTCTTAAAGAAAACATCATTTCAAAATCTTATGCAACTCCTCATGCTTTATCATGCAACAAAAATTCAAGAGATTCAAAGTTGATTCAAGAAGTTTGACCTAATTTGACAAGTTCTTGATTTTATGATTACAAGGGCATAACTCccttaattttcataattttgagTGCTTCTTTTTGCAAATGATTCTCCTTGACACCATTAACAACTTCTCTTTACAAGTCAAGAGGAAATTTTATGAAGAAAGTCATCAAAAGTGAGAAGACATTAATGGTCCTCCTTTGAAAGTTCAAGGAATGGTGTGTCCACTTCAAAGGATCATAACTTGCTCTTTTTTGAATCATTTTTAGCCTATTATTTTTGCATAGTAATCTTGAATGAGTCTAATTCAAGTCACCTTTTAAGATCAATAACTAATTTTGAGGAGAAAGTCATCAAAGAAtggaaaacattataggtcatcttGTTGACTTAGTGGAATTTCAAGCATGGCATGTCTATCTTCAAAAGTCCTTAACTCTCTCATTTTTTACAATTTATGGGCGGTTCTTTTTGCCAAATTTTCATATTGAATAGAAGAACATTTCGTCTTCAAAGGTCCAAGTCAAATTCATGCTCTAATGCACTAAACAATTGCAAGCCCTTTGTGCATAAAACTTAGGCATAACCTGTTTGATGCAAGGCAAAGCCCAAGATTTCAGGTTTTTGACCTCAATTCCTTAAGGTCATATCTTCCTCCTCAAGCATCCAATTGATTCCATTCTTTTTTCATTGTGCTCTTCATGACATGGAGGGTATTTGGCACAAAGAATATTGCAAGACACACAACCAATTTCAAATGGCCTTGGGTTGAACATGGTACCTCAACTCTGAATTTTAGTACACAATCAGTTTTGCATTATCACTCTAACTCAAATTATAAGCCAAATAGATGTGTATTTTGAGTCTAACAATGTTTAACAATCTTCCAGAAGGCGTTTAGTGCATTGAAACGCAAGCTTTGGTTGAGTTTTGAGGGAATTCCAAGTCACACTTTTCTTTCTTTGACCTTCACACGAATTCACTCAATTTTTGATCATTTCACACGCTTAAGCATTCCATGAGCTCAACTATAAATAAAGGATCATATTCCATTCATTTTCCAAGATTTTGAGAGCCAATTGAACCTTGTTCAGATCCCATACGAACTCTGAACTTGAATTTTTTCCCCGCTCCTCACCTTAATTCACCAAAATCTCCATTCAGTTAGCTTCATTAAACTTCTCTGAAGCTAACCAGACTCTTAGAAGCAAGAATCATCCACTGAATCAATATATTGGAATTCATTTTCAAAAGCTTTCAACCTTACTTCGTTCAGGTAGAAATCTTCACCAGATCAACTCAAACTTGTGTCTAATATGAAGCATTTGATTCATTGATACTCATTGCACAATTAAATTTGAGGTTTAGCTTTGTTTGATGCATCTGTTTTCAAATCCCCTTTTGaatattcttttgtttttttccaaaacgagtGAGCTACACTTTGAATATATTTTTTGCGATGATGTGGTTGAGATCGTCCAGGAGAGACGAACACAATGATACCACTAACATTtgatttcattttgttttgaatGATCCATGATTTCTGCAGAAATCCTTTGATGATTTAaatctggaggttgaagatgattatGTGGATCATCTCAACCAATGAAGGCGTGCCATTGAAATGTTTCTATTGGTTTGAACATTTAATTCATGATGCGCGTGTTTTGATTCAGATCCATGATGTTTCTTCACCTCTGATCCCTTGGATTTGCCAGCGTGTATTAGTGAATGAGATCTAACATGCCTTGTTTTTCCagatttctttctttttcattttattttcttttatttgattttatttcaaaaattcatatctcctttatttcaattccaaaaattataaaaaaataccaaaaataccaaaaatactttaaataatttatgtttttatgactatttttctatatttttatattatcatttgatatttttaatattttctccaattttctttgagttttagttgttttaaaattgtttttgagtATTATAAAATTCTGGAAAAATTTGGAAATGATCCTATGATGGTCCTTGACCTATGGtgatctttggtttgaatttatttgatgcttagatatttgattttattttttcttcttattttctattttaaaaaatcctttgaaaaattgtttaatatttctttcttaatatttgatttgattttctccCTCCatctattttcttttgatttgtgtgtgtaagtttTGATAAATCCATTGTGTAGAGGTTATGATTTTATCATTCTTCTGATGGATTATTAAGATAAAATTCCATGATGACCAAAAGAATTCATTTGGACACTTTGGTTTTAATTTCAATCAATTCCCCTCCATCTTCATCTTAATGCCCTtctttttgattttgtttattattatacaTGTGTTGCAAGTTGTAGGAGAATGATTTCATATATCATTTCTCTAACTTGTTCTTAAACACATAAATTGTTATTGACCGACCttgttgtagggtgacttctatgTAAGTTACTTGGCGATTGCTTAATATAACACTAAATTTGTCCCGTATCGGATAATGATCATTCGTGACCTAAACCCATGTTTATAAGCCCAAGGATGGTTGATCATTTGACAACTGGCTCAATACCTTTGAAAACTTGTTGTTAGGAGGTTTTGGTCTTATCAATCCTCTAATGAATTTTCATCAACTTTGACCTAAGTTTATTATTCAACCATTATTGATCATTACTTTTGAGATTCAACTTCTAACCACTATTTTCTAACTTTACTTTATGCTTCTTTTActattttatgctttattttattatgccTCATTCATCATCATGTTTATGCTCATGCacttttttcctttgtccatttggacctcTTATTTTGcccttaaaacactaataaagaCTTGAAccataaaaaaaagttaatatggACTTGGACTTTGGTTACTATACCCTAAGCTTGGAGGATGGACTATTGGACTAAGACTTTGATACCT is part of the Vicia villosa cultivar HV-30 ecotype Madison, WI linkage group LG2, Vvil1.0, whole genome shotgun sequence genome and encodes:
- the LOC131649459 gene encoding uncharacterized protein LOC131649459 — its product is MKTFVWDLKCEKSFQELKNRQLRFHEKNYPTHDLELAVAVFTLKIWRHYLSPSRVTLHSVKLGMLKLTSGILEEIRESQKIDLKLVDRLTLSNQGQGGDFKIDDSGVVRFCDKICISDVSTLKRSILEEGHQSGLSIHLDATKMYQDLKKIFWWPQMKKEVAKFVYACLNFQKSKIEHQNSLGLMESLPIPD